GCTGGAATCCACCCCCGAGGGCGTGGTGCAGATGCTCAACATCAAGGGCATCGGGCCAAAGAAAATACGCACCATCTGGAAAGACCTGGGCGTGGAAACGTCAGAGGGTTTGCGCGAGGCTTGTGAGAAAAATGAATTGTCTAAACTGAAAGGCTTCGGGGCCAAAACCCAGGAGACTATTCTGCAGGCGTTGCAATACTCAGACGCCAGCAAAGGAAAGTTGCTTTGGGCCGAGGCCGAGCCCCTGGCGCTGGATTTGCTCTCTTTCCTGAAAAACAGGCCCGAAACGGTATCTGCTGAACTGGTGGGAGACATGCGCCGCAACCTGGAAATCATTGACACGCTGCAATACCTCATCAGCCTGAAGGACGACGCTAATTGGCCCAGTTTCTTGCAGGAGTTGCCTGGGATAGCGCCGGTAGAAGCCTTTTCCGGGCCGTTTGTGTGGCGCGGTCAATTAACAGAAACCGGTCTTAAGTTGGAGATACGGCTGGTGCCGGAACGCCGCTTTGCCAACCAGGTGTTGCTGTACTCGGCGCCCCCGCAGTGGCTCACGCAACCTTTGAACCCCACCGGCGATACCCTTATGGCCGAGGCCTACGGCGAGCCCGCTGCCTCTGAGGAGGAAATCTTTGCCCGGGTCAACCTGCCGTTCATTGCCCCGGAGCTACGCGAAAGCGGGCGCGTGCTGGAACTGGCCCAGGAAAACAAGCTGCCCACCCTGCTGCAGGACAAGGACCTCAAAGGCATTCTGCACAACCACAGCACCTACTCAGACGGCGCGCATACGCTGGAGCAGATGGCGGTGCATTGCAAGCAACTGGGCTATGAGTACCTGGGCATTTGTGATCACTCCAAATCGGCGTTCTATGCCAACGGGTTGCAGGAGTTCAGGGTACAGGCGCAGCAAAAGGAGATTGACCAACTTAACCAGCAGCTGGGGCCGTTCCGGATTTTCAAAGGGATTGAGTCTGATATTTTAGCCGATGGCTCCCTGGATTATGACCCGCAGGTATTGGCCTCTTTTGACTTCATTGTGGCCTCCATCCACAGCAACCTGAAAATGGACATCGTGAAAGCGACCGATCGCCTGGTGACTGCCATCCATAACCCGTACACTACTATTCTGGGCCACCCTACAGGCCGGTTGCTGCTGCGCCGCGAAGGCTACCCCATTGACCATAAAGTCATGATTGATGCCTGCGCCGCCAATGGGGTAATCATAGAAATAAACGCCAATCCCCGCCGCCTGGACCTGGACTGGCGCTGGGTGGAATATGCCCTCAGCCAGAACGTGCTGCTCAGCGTGAACCCAGATGCCCACAGTATGCGCGGCTATGAAGACATGCGCTACGGCGTGCTGGTAGGGCGAAAAGGCGGCCTAACCGCCGATATGACCTTCAATGCCAAAAGCCGGGACGAGGTGGCCACCTATTTCGCGGAGCGGAAGAAGGCAAAGGGGATATAGACCTCTGCCTTTTTCATTCTACTTCACCTCAAAAGTAAAAGGCCTGGTCCGAGCTATTATCGCTCGGACCAGGCCTTTTTTTCTTAATCAGCTTGAAGCCGAAAACTTTGTTAATGCCCCCTTGCCTGTGGGTTCTGGGCGGCCAAAGGGTCATAGCTAATAAAAATATTGATCCAGATGGCCCGGGAAAGCTTAAAGATGGCCGGCATGAACAATACCAAGGACAACAGCAAGGCTCCCATGAACATCCAAAGGGTTAGTTCCTCTGAGAACAGCATCATAAGCCCTACAATGGCCAGGGTAGGCCCAGCGGTAAGGCCATAGCTAATAAACATGGCACCGTAGTAATAGCCGGGTTCCGGCTCATACACCTGCTGGCATACGGGGCAGTGATCCAACATTTTGGACATTTTACTATACCCTAGCAGACTGTTATTCTCAAACAAATCTCCCTCATGACAGCGGGGGCATTTCAATTTAGCAATGCTGTATAGTTTTGAGCCTTTTCCTAACATTGGTTTATGGCGTTGGTCAAACGGTTAAAAAATAGGGCCTGACTGTCAAGCAGCAGGACATCTACAGACAAAGGTACATTTATGCCCCGCCCAGCCTTTCATACGATTACGTAAAATTGTTACAAGAATATGTTTTAGGGTCATTTTTCAGAAAACAGGCCTAAAATGCATGGCTTAACCTAATGCAGCGCAGGAAGCCGGTAGAGAAGAGTCTGTCAGGCGGCGCTTGAGTGCAGAAAGAGGAAAGGGCATCTTGTGGGCTGGGGCAGAAAAATCAAAGGCTCCCAAATTGCGATCTATAAATATAGTTCCAGAGGGGAAGGTAACCTGTCTCTCCAAAAATATCTCTTTCATAAAAAACTGCCATAGGTAACTGTAATAAAAGCAAGGGTTTGGCTACTAACGCTTGTGAGCCGGTGCCTGATGGAGGTTTTCAAAGAAGACTTTTATTCAGCTTTCTTCAAAGAAGCCTTTTGCCTGGTCTCGTTTTCATAATTGATTTTAAGCCAACCCCTCCATTGCCTAAAATCACGCACGCAGCGCAGTTTTACCCTTTTAGATATTTTTCAAAATTAAATCCAGTATGTTTTCAAAGAAGCATCTTTTGGTTGCGGCAGCAACGGCATTGCTCTCTTCTACGGCTGTGCAAGCACAGAAAGTAGAATACACAGAGTATGATTTACCTAATGGTCTGCATGTGATCCTGCACCAGGACAAAAGCGCCCCTGTGGTGGCGGTGTCTGTGATGTACCACGTTGGCTCTAAAAATGAGTCATTGAACCGTTCGGGCTTTGCCCACTTCTTTGAGCACCTGCTGTTTGAAGGGTCGCAGAACATCAAGCGCGGCGAGTTTATGAAACTGGTGTCCAGCAACGGGGGCCAGAACAACGCCAACACCTCGCATGACCGCACCTTTTACTATGAGGTATTTCCTAGCAACCAGTTAAAGCTGGGCTTGTGGCTGGAGAGCGAGCGCATGCTGCACCCTGTCATCAATGAGATTGGCGTGAAAACCCAGAACGAGGTGGTGAAAGAGGAGAAGCGCATGCGCATTGACAACCAGCCGTACGGCCAGTTCAGCAATGAGATCTTCAAGCGCCTGTTCACCAAGCACCCGTACCGCTGGCAGCCCATCGGGTCCATGGCCGACTTGGATGCCGCCAAGCTGGAGGAGTTTCAGGCCTTCTTTAAGAAGTTCTACGTGCCTAACAACGCGGTCCTTTCCATTGCCGGCGACATTGACATTGCCCAGACCAAGGAACTGGTGAATGCCTACTTCAGTGCTGTGCCCAAGGGTGCCCCGGTTGAATACAAGAAAATAGAGGAGGCTCCGCTTGCTAAAATGGTGGTGGACACGGTGTATGACGCCAACATCCAGATTCCGGCCATTATGTCGGCGTACCGGGTGCCGGGCATGCCAGACAAAGACTCCAAAACCATGCAGATGATCTCGTCTATTTTGTCCAGCGGCGCTAGTTCCAAGCTGTACAAGAAGATGGTGGATGACAAGAAAAACGCCCTGCAGGTGGGGGCTATTAACCTCACCCTGGAAGATTACGGCGCTTACATCACCTTTGCCCTGCCTAACAACAACACCCCACTGCCTACGCTGCTCACAGACATAGATGAAGAGGTGGCCCGTTTGCAGAACACGCTTATCTCAGAAGAGGATTACAAGAAAATCCAGAACCAGTTTGAGAACAACTACGTGACCGCCAACTCCAGTATGTTGGGCGTTGCCGAGAACCTGGCCAGTGGCTACACTTTCCACAACAAGAATACCAACAACATTAACCAGGAACTGGACAAGATACGGAGCATCACCCGCCAGGACATTCAGGCTGCCGCCAAGAAATACCTGCAGCCCAATGCCCGGGTAGTCCTGTACTATTTACCGGCTTCCGCGAAAGCGGCTAAATAATCTTTAACCTATTGACCGCTGCCTGTGCCAGCCCTTTTTGCCAGGCCAGCCTTATCTAGAAATCATGATGAAAAAATATTTATTACTGTTTGCCAGCGCCCTTGTTCTGTTCACGGCAGAGGGACAGGTGAAAATAGACAGATCTCAGAAGCCAGCCGCCGGTCCGGCCCCCACCATTACGTTCCAGGACCCGGTTACCTTTAAACTGAAGAACGGCATTACCGTGTTGGTGGTGGAAGACCATAAACTGCCCCGTGTGTCTGCGTCTTATTTCATTGATGCCGGTCCTATCACCGAAGGCCAGAAAGCCGGGGTGATGAGCCTGATGGGCCAGATGCTGAACGAAGGCACCAAAGACATGCCGAAGGCTGCTTTTGACGAGGCCACAGATAAGATAGGCGCTAGCGTGAACCTTTCTTCTTCCGGCGGAAGCGCCGCAGCCCTTACCCGCTATTTCAAGGAAGCGTTTACCCTTATGGGCAAAGGCCTGAAAAATCCGGCCTTTACGCAGGAGTCGTTTGACAAGATCAAGACGCAGGCGTTGACGGGCATTAAGAGCAATGAGAAAAACGTGAAGGCAGTTTCTGGCCGCGTGGTCAATGCGCTGGCCTACGGCAAGAACCACCCCAGCGGCGAGTTCACCACCGAAGAATCTATCAAGGCCCTTACCCTGAACGATGTAAAAGAGGCGTACAATAAGTTCATCACGCCTTCCAGAGGCTACCTGACCATTATTGGCGACATTAAGCCTAATGAGGCCAAAAAGCTGGCCGAGGATGTATTGGGTGATATGAAAGGTCCAGGCCTCACGTTGCCTTCTCTGGCCTCTGTGGCAAATCCTGCCAAGACCGAGATCAACGTGGTAGACATGCCCAATGCGGTACAGTCTGAGATCACGGTGACCAACCTGGTAGACCTGAAGATGAACCACCCAGACTATTTCCCGGTGCTGCTGGCCAACCAGATTCTGGGCGGGGGCTCAGAAAGCCGCCTGTTCAATAACCTGCGCGAAAAACACGGCTTTACCTACGGTGCCTACTCCGGCATTGGGGCCAGCCGGTTCCAGAGTGCCTTCTCTGCCTCAGCCTCGGTGAGAACCGCCAAGACAGACAGTGCGGTGGTGGAGTTTATCAAAGAGATAGACCACCTGCGCAAGGAGAAAGTATCTGACCAGGAGCTGAGCAGCGCGAAGGCCCTTTATAACGGCTCTTTTGCCTTGGGCCTTGAAAACAAAGGACGTACGGCCACGTTTGCCCGTAACATCTTAATCAATGACCTGCCTAAAGACTTCTACCGCACCTACCTGCAAAAGGTAAATGCCGTGACCAAAGAAGATATTCAGAGGGTAGCCCAAAAGTACTTCAACAGCGCCAACACCCGCGTGGTGGTAGTGGGCAACTCCAGCCAGATGCTAGGTGACCTCAAGAAACTGAACTACCCGGTAAAGCTGTATGACGTATTCGCTAACCCAATTGCAGAAGGAGCAGCTTCCTCTTCGGCAGCGGCAACCACCAATGTAAAAGCCACCGATGTATTCAACAACTACATTAAAGCCCTGGGCGGTGAAGCTGAACTGAAAAAGGTGAAGTCTATTCTGGCCAACATGACCATGAACATGCAAGGAGCCACCTTGGCGGTAGAAGCTAAATACATGGCCCCTAATTATGAAGCCATGACCATGTCTATGGGGGGAAATCCAGTGATCAAATCCAGGTTTAACGGCACCGCCGGTTACCAGGAGCAAATGGGTCAGAAAAAAGTAATGACGCCAGAGGAGATCAAAGAGAAGGCCGTTGTGACCACCCTGTTTGAGCAGCTGGATTACGTGAAGAACCCAGCGTTCAAAGCCGAGGTGAAGGGCGTAGAGAAAGTAAATGGTTCAGATGCCTATAAAGTGGTGATCACCTATCCGGCCGGTAAAACCAAAACCGAGTTCTATGACCTGACCAGCAAACTGTTGGTTAAAACAGAAGAAGCCACTACCGCCAACAATATGACGGTGAACAACAGCACTGAATTTGGTGATTACAAGAAAGTGGGCGCTATCCTGTATCCGTATGCTATCACCATTACAGTGTCTGCGGCTGGTCAGCAGCAAGTACTAGACATGAAAGCCCAGTCTGTGAAACTGAATGAAGGCGTAACCGCGGCAGATTTCAACTAATCAGCAAGGTGTCACAAAGTAAAAGGGGAGCAACCGTCACGGTTGCTCCCCTTTTTTGTTGGTATTCTACAGTTTATGTATCTTTTACTGTAAGTGCTTTTCTTTTTTAATCAATTGAATACGGGAAGCTGTTTTTGAGCCGTTTTTCAGAAAACAGCCCTAAAACGGCTACGTGTTTATCGTTTCACCACTACCTTTTGCACCATGTTGCCGTGGGAGGTTTGGAGGTGCAGTAGGTAAAGACCTGCGGGCAACCCTGCTACTGGAAAGGCCCATCCGTCCGGTGTTTTACTGGGAACGGGCAATGGCACCGGGG
This Rufibacter radiotolerans DNA region includes the following protein-coding sequences:
- a CDS encoding helix-hairpin-helix domain-containing protein, whose amino-acid sequence is MENKDLIRMFRLTASLMELHDENPFKIRSYTNAIAVLERLESPIHQMSQAQLEKLDGIGKGMAAKIMEAIQAGSHADLNRLLESTPEGVVQMLNIKGIGPKKIRTIWKDLGVETSEGLREACEKNELSKLKGFGAKTQETILQALQYSDASKGKLLWAEAEPLALDLLSFLKNRPETVSAELVGDMRRNLEIIDTLQYLISLKDDANWPSFLQELPGIAPVEAFSGPFVWRGQLTETGLKLEIRLVPERRFANQVLLYSAPPQWLTQPLNPTGDTLMAEAYGEPAASEEEIFARVNLPFIAPELRESGRVLELAQENKLPTLLQDKDLKGILHNHSTYSDGAHTLEQMAVHCKQLGYEYLGICDHSKSAFYANGLQEFRVQAQQKEIDQLNQQLGPFRIFKGIESDILADGSLDYDPQVLASFDFIVASIHSNLKMDIVKATDRLVTAIHNPYTTILGHPTGRLLLRREGYPIDHKVMIDACAANGVIIEINANPRRLDLDWRWVEYALSQNVLLSVNPDAHSMRGYEDMRYGVLVGRKGGLTADMTFNAKSRDEVATYFAERKKAKGI
- a CDS encoding DUF983 domain-containing protein: MLGKGSKLYSIAKLKCPRCHEGDLFENNSLLGYSKMSKMLDHCPVCQQVYEPEPGYYYGAMFISYGLTAGPTLAIVGLMMLFSEELTLWMFMGALLLSLVLFMPAIFKLSRAIWINIFISYDPLAAQNPQARGH
- a CDS encoding M16 family metallopeptidase gives rise to the protein MQAQKVEYTEYDLPNGLHVILHQDKSAPVVAVSVMYHVGSKNESLNRSGFAHFFEHLLFEGSQNIKRGEFMKLVSSNGGQNNANTSHDRTFYYEVFPSNQLKLGLWLESERMLHPVINEIGVKTQNEVVKEEKRMRIDNQPYGQFSNEIFKRLFTKHPYRWQPIGSMADLDAAKLEEFQAFFKKFYVPNNAVLSIAGDIDIAQTKELVNAYFSAVPKGAPVEYKKIEEAPLAKMVVDTVYDANIQIPAIMSAYRVPGMPDKDSKTMQMISSILSSGASSKLYKKMVDDKKNALQVGAINLTLEDYGAYITFALPNNNTPLPTLLTDIDEEVARLQNTLISEEDYKKIQNQFENNYVTANSSMLGVAENLASGYTFHNKNTNNINQELDKIRSITRQDIQAAAKKYLQPNARVVLYYLPASAKAAK
- a CDS encoding insulinase family protein, whose product is MMKKYLLLFASALVLFTAEGQVKIDRSQKPAAGPAPTITFQDPVTFKLKNGITVLVVEDHKLPRVSASYFIDAGPITEGQKAGVMSLMGQMLNEGTKDMPKAAFDEATDKIGASVNLSSSGGSAAALTRYFKEAFTLMGKGLKNPAFTQESFDKIKTQALTGIKSNEKNVKAVSGRVVNALAYGKNHPSGEFTTEESIKALTLNDVKEAYNKFITPSRGYLTIIGDIKPNEAKKLAEDVLGDMKGPGLTLPSLASVANPAKTEINVVDMPNAVQSEITVTNLVDLKMNHPDYFPVLLANQILGGGSESRLFNNLREKHGFTYGAYSGIGASRFQSAFSASASVRTAKTDSAVVEFIKEIDHLRKEKVSDQELSSAKALYNGSFALGLENKGRTATFARNILINDLPKDFYRTYLQKVNAVTKEDIQRVAQKYFNSANTRVVVVGNSSQMLGDLKKLNYPVKLYDVFANPIAEGAASSSAAATTNVKATDVFNNYIKALGGEAELKKVKSILANMTMNMQGATLAVEAKYMAPNYEAMTMSMGGNPVIKSRFNGTAGYQEQMGQKKVMTPEEIKEKAVVTTLFEQLDYVKNPAFKAEVKGVEKVNGSDAYKVVITYPAGKTKTEFYDLTSKLLVKTEEATTANNMTVNNSTEFGDYKKVGAILYPYAITITVSAAGQQQVLDMKAQSVKLNEGVTAADFN